From Styela clava chromosome 6, kaStyClav1.hap1.2, whole genome shotgun sequence, one genomic window encodes:
- the LOC120331926 gene encoding ER membrane protein complex subunit 2-like — protein sequence MEDFNPEAACKRLREMRDEHVRDSITIVEIGERLIRKYSHRFGDEMWLICEQVFIAALDTCRYDLSDICLKKLETRFPDSDRVKKLLGIQFEAYGDYEEALTIYEEIEKNDPTNAAIRKRRTAILKAQGKTSDAIKSLTEYLKTFMADAEAWLELSELYTEELEYGKASYCMEEVILSQPLNHLYHQRYAEIKYTQGGMENVSLARDYFAEAVYLSRNSNMRALYGLLLACNQLSSSKATDKEKKNNSKYASWAAKMIQLQHKNHGSEELGATRSKEDFPELTTGGVTDLMKEMHLNST from the exons ATGGAGGATTTCAATCCTGAAG CTGCTTGTAAAAGACTTCGTGAAATGAGAGATGAACATGTAAGAGATAGCATAACTATTGTTGAGATTGGCGAAAGATTAATCCGAAAATATTCTCATAGATTCGGAGATGAAATGTGGTTGATTTGTGAACag GTCTTCATAGCAGCATTAGACACATGTCGATACGATTTATCAGATATCTGTCTTAAAAAATTAGAAACGAGATTTCCAGATAGTGACAGagtaaaaaaattacttggaaTACAATTTGAAGCTTATGGAGA TTATGAAGAAGCATTAACTATATAtgaagaaatagaaaaaaatgatcCAACAAACGCT GCCATCAGGAAACGGAGAACCGCAATATTGAAAGCGCAAGGTAAAACATCAGATGCAATAAAGAGTTTAACGGAATACCTCAAAAC ATTCATGGCAGATGCTGAAGCTTGGTTGGAATTATCTGAATTATACACAGAAGAACTAGA aTATGGAAAAGCTTCATATTGCATGGAAGAAGTCATATTGTCGCAACCTCTCAATCATCTATATCACCAAAGATACGCAGAG ATCAAATACACACAGGGTGGAATGGAGAATGTATCATTAGCAAGAGATTACTTTGCAGAAGCAGTTTATTTAAGTCGTAATTCAAATATGAGGGCATTGTATGGATTATTGCTG gCGTGCAACCAATTATCATCCAGTAAAGCGACAGATAAGGAGAAGAAAAATAATAGCAAATATGCAAGTTGGGCAGCAAAGATGATTCAACTTCAGCATAAA AATCATGGCAGTGAAGAACTTGGTGCAACCCGCAGTAAAGAAGACTTTCCAGAATTAACGACTGGTGGAGTTACAGACTTAATGAAGGAAATGCATTTGAATTCAACATGA
- the LOC120331927 gene encoding WASH complex subunit 3-like produces the protein MDDVNLPALGPTVDLTKMAPLNQRRSVTFMNHFITHTANFLNKFSNMAEEKLALQSLEMQRMEIALNILEAKLSSIPGLDDVKKEEPSPTQPASTEPVSTPTPNGVEAPPPAEDNEPPAPDPNVVLVKNDARYAKYLKMVMVGVPKMAVANKMRAEGLDPDMLDTPDAPVPDGGQAPTDEDSDNESQSLSSNDDFSD, from the exons ATGGATGACGTTAATCTTCCCGCTTTGGGACCAACTGTGGATCTTACAAAA atgGCGCCGCTTAATCAACGGCGTTCTGTGACATTTATGAACCACTTTATCACACACACTGCAAATTTTCTCAATAAATTCTCAAACATGGCAGAGGAAAAGTTGGCATTACAATCGTTAGAGATGCAAAGAATGGAAATAGCTCTGAATATATTAGAAGCTAAG CTTTCATCCATTCCTGGCCTTGATGATGTCAAGAAAGAGGAACCGTCACCTACTCAACCTGCCTCAACAGAGCCTGTCAGTACCCCTACCCCTAATGGGGTTGAGGCCCCTCCCCCTGCTGAAGATAATGAACCACCTGCCCCTGATCCTAATGTTGTATTAGTTAAGAATGATGCCAG ATATGCCAAATACCTCAAGATGGTGATGGTAGGTGTACCGAAGATGGCAGTTGCAAATAAAATGAGGGCTGAAGGTTTGGATCCAGATATGCTCGA TACGCCTGATGCCCCTGTACCTGATGGTGGACAAGCTCCAACTGATGAAGATTCTGATAACGAGAGTCAAAGTTTATCTTCAAATGACGATTTCAGTGATTGA